In one Brassica oleracea var. oleracea cultivar TO1000 chromosome C9, BOL, whole genome shotgun sequence genomic region, the following are encoded:
- the LOC106315744 gene encoding nudix hydrolase 27, chloroplastic, producing the protein MAVTASGFIGKSAISVRLDFYCKPAKFAYSKRPFSASKPLVVVRSVALSPPARTVESPPVGYRKNVGICLVSPCRKIFTASKIHVPDTWQMPQGGADEGEDLRNAAFRELREETGVTSAEFIAEIPNWLTYDFPRDVKDKLNRKWRTSYKGQAQKWFLFKFTGKEEEINLLGDGTAKPEFKVWSWMLPEQVIEHAVYFKRPVYEHVINQFNPYFVDEEEKDSMNSCKD; encoded by the exons ATGGCCGTTACGGCGTCTGGATTCATCGGCAAATCAGCAATCTCCGTTCGTCTAGATTTCTATTGTAAACCTGCTAAATTCGCATACTCGAAACGTCCCTTCTCTGCCTCGAAGCCTCTGGTGGTGGTTCGTTCCGTCGCCTTATCGCCGCCGGCGAGGACAGTTGAGTCGCCGCCGGTTGGTTACCGGAAAAACGTTGGCATTTGTCTCGTTAGTCCATGTAGAAAG ATTTTTACTGCATCGAAGATTCATGTTCCGGATACGTGGCAGATGCCTCAG GGTGGTGCCGATGAGGGAGAAGATCTTAGAAACGCTGCTTTTAGAGAGCTGAGAGAAGAAACCGGAGTTACCTCTGCTGAATTCATTGCCGAG ATACCAAACTGGTTGACTTATGATTTCCCCCGGGATGTGAAGGATAAACTGAATCGGAAATGGCGAACAAGTTACAAAGGCCAAGCTCAGAAATG GTTTCTTTTCAAGTTCACGGGCAAGGAGGAAGAGATAAATCTCCTTGGAGATGGTACTGCAAAACCAGAGTTTAAGGTGTGGTCGTGGATGCTACCCGAACAAGTCATTGAGCAT GCTGTATATTTCAAGAGACCTGTCTACGAGCATGTCATAAATCAATTCAATCCATACTTTGTGGATGAAGAAGAGAAGGATTCCATGAACTCGTGCAAGGATTAA
- the LOC106312876 gene encoding protein YLS9 produces the protein MGDRHHQDLNGAYYGPSIPPPRKVSHSHGRGGGGCCGCIGDCLGCCGCCILSVIFNILITIAILLGIAALIIWLIFRPNAIKFHVADAKLTQFTLGADNNLRYNLDLNFTIRNPNRRIGVYYDQIEVRGYYGDQRFGNGNVAPFYQGHKNTTEVGSKLEGQGLVVLNGGDRKDLDEDLKSGIYRIDAKLRLRVRFKFGLIKSWRFKPKVRCDLKVPLGSSNVTSGFQFQRTKCDIDF, from the coding sequence ATGGGAGACAGGCACCACCAGGACTTAAACGGCGCCTACTACGGCCCATCGATCCCACCTCCAAGGAAAGTCTCTCACAGCCACGGCAGAGGCGGCGGCGGCTGCTGCGGCTGCATAGGCGACTGCCTCGGCTGCTGCGGATGCTGCATCTTGAGCGTCATCTTCAACATCCTCATCACCATAGCCATCCTCTTAGGCATAGCCGCTCTGATCATCTGGCTAATCTTCCGACCAAACGCCATCAAGTTCCACGTCGCCGACGCCAAGCTCACGCAGTTCACGCTCGGCGCGGACAACAACCTCCGCTACAACCTCGACCTCAACTTCACGATCCGGAACCCTAACCGCCGCATCGGCGTCTACTACGACCAGATCGAGGTCAGGGGATACTACGGAGACCAAAGATTCGGTAACGGCAACGTGGCGCCGTTCTACCAGGGGCACAAGAACACGACGGAGGTGGGGAGTAAGCTCGAGGGACAGGGCTTGGTGGTGCTTAACGGCGGAGATCGGAAGGATCTGGACGAGGATTTGAAGTCGGGGATATACAGGATCGACGCGAAGCTGAGGCTTAGGGTGAGGTTTAAGTTTGGGTTGATCAAGTCGTGGAGGTTCAAGCCCAAGGTTAGGTGTGATCTCAAGGTTCCTCTCGGTTCCTCTAATGTAACCAGCGGGTTTCAGTTTCAGCGGACCAAGTGTGACATTGACTTTTGA
- the LOC106315326 gene encoding uncharacterized protein LOC106315326 → MSSSSEDDPNIDPEVRFIMEGIARLVAKHGLWMESRFLEDNVNNKLYNFLRIPNHPYLAFYRNKIVEYRNAHQKQCIKPPCSTNYVAQPPVVEIKCPEGMKPNDFGVIKLTAHFVVRYGRHFWPDLRPASKPNQHACKETFLEGVFNILQGKKHDEEEGVEIERDVVDVHDFSGCLDYFACSDDGKWKSPGCISAQMLSDGMLDAPPTDDDAQGQPNPLFTDPPIPRDYPFTYPKGITRRQLGIIKVTAQFYVRYGYAFWMALKRRLAIIDNSQLNAQFKFIMPEDREIKGD, encoded by the exons ATGTCCAGTTCAAGTGAGGATGATCCAAACATTGATCCAGAAGTCAGGTTTATTATGGAGGGAATTGCACGTTTGGTCGCCAAGCATGGGTTGTGGATGGAGAGCAGGTTCTTGGAGGATAATGTGAATAATAAACTATACAACTTTCTGAGGATCCCCAACCATCCTTATCTAGCTTTTTATCGAAACAAGATTGTTGAATACCGAAATGCTCATCAGAAACAATGTATCAAACCTCCTTGTTCTACTAATTATGTTGCACAGCCTCCAGTTGTAGAAATTAAGTGTCCTGAAGGGATGAAACCCAATGATTTTGGCGTTATTAAACTCACAGCTCATTTTGTGGTGAGGTATGGGAGGCATTTCTGGCCCGATTTG CGGCCAGCGAGTAAACCTAACCAACATGCTTGCAAAGAAACATTTCTCGAAGGGGTTTTCAATATTCTTCAAGGGAAAAAGCATGATGAGGAGGAGGGAGTAGAGATAGAGAGGGATGTTGTTGATGTGCATGATTTCTCGGGATGTCTTGACTATTTTGCTTGTAGTGATGATGGAAAGTGGAAATCGCCTGGATGCATTTCAGCACAAATGTTGTCTGATGGTATGCTTGATGCTCCACCAACTGATGATGATGCACAAGGTCAACCCAATCCTCTATTTACGGATCCTCCAATACCTCGCGATTATCCATTTACATATCCTAAAGGGATCACACGTAGGCAGCTTGGTATTATCAAGGTCACAGCGCAGTTTTATGTGAGGTATGGGTATGCATTTTGGATGGCTTTGAAAAGGAGATTGGCTATAATAGATAACTCTCAGTTAAACGCTCAGTTCAAGTTTATCATGCCAGAAGATAG
- the LOC106313624 gene encoding uncharacterized protein LOC106313624, translating into MVRSKAPGKKQQKKGVDFKKIKRKLGRKLPPPKNATNTEIKSQAIVLPEQSVGADKSGFATSKKGLTLDELLKQTSHHNAKVRKNALHGIKDLLEHNPAELQSLKYAIVDKLRERLSDDDKSVRDTFYLLFDSKIFPSCVEDNQGPMVSRLMPYIFKAMAESSVEVRLMAFKFFHLVVKHYPPTFSLYADKILENYKDIIQKNHFYVQDRSKLNVALSGLAHCLSLLPCDESDTESHKENEPLLAYEQDAANESARFAHVSGRLKEIVGVLINCFQDFIPLIHTPGGFDEKSFSCLHHILCSIGYAIKFSIRMHVQRQNMWLPAYEDDTLMLLDQDIAPLISKKLLGSFPLNPENNLSGKVDERYFILNSVLTEIFLEVSDWSHLHTDLCNRFLVFIENTLLDKVTRSHRQRKPIPKPIYEKTLLALLPSIPKLILRMDSDWRENLLQAFTSTFNDCKPESPLTLACISVVRNVIIPNGDIHYLSESDPTVTNYQRVWVNKLPSLLNQLGDKHPLSSQAVLKLLLDLGRVGCLNASPTFEEDIINFFNPCSQGEGDVSGGAFARLPREAQDLALAFLYYFTINNFSSPLLESIVSCCLNPQLEPAVLCRIVEVVHDAYSAGYIQITDHFSFLTTLVARFKVVQEEGQFSMECKEQETHRGTLKALAELVCLRLSKMGDGSLVLQILEKVLLEQINLKPWFDNGCAILRIICTLDSKPTSLSESSIATLSEYLPGYLIDIVKCIPEDKENSSFYIQTCLYYLIPCYFMFERSSKLTEEVLKRMQSIVSENTKALESVQDRESGRNSLNLIQCVVSVVLLMHNDVKVRKIISSSKSEIDLILQDVISLQSSGSTSLTVEGKHMMKMAGERLKIASNSLVR; encoded by the exons ATGGTTCGCTCCAAGGCTCCTGGAAAGAAGCAGCAAAAGAAAGGAGTCGACTTTAAG AAAATAAAGAGAAAGCTCGGGAGAAAGTTACCTCCACCAAAGAACGCCACCAACACAGAGATTAAGTCTCAAG CAATTGTACTTCCTGAGCAGAGTGTGGGAGCAGACAAGAGTGGCTTCGCTACAAGTAAGAAAGGTCTGACCTTGGACGAGCTTCTCAAACAAACTTCACATCACAATGCCAAAGTTCGCAAAA ATGCGTTACATGGTATCAAAGACCTTTTGGAGCATAACCCTGCGGAGCTACAGTCGCTTAAGTACGCTATCGTAGATAAACTCAGGGAACGTCTTAGTGATGATGATAAGTCTGTGAGAGACACTTTCTATTTGCTTTTTGATTCCAAGATCTTTCCCTCTTGTGTTGAG GATAACCAGGGACCTATGGTTTCACGTTTGATGCCATACATATTTAAAGCTATGGCCGAGTCATCTGTTGAAGTTCGTTTGATGGCTTTCAAGTTTTTCCACCTTGTTGTTAAGCACTACCCTCCCACCTTCTCCTTGTATGCTGATAAG ATTCTAGAAAACTACAAGGATATTATTCAGAAAAACCATTTCTATGTGCAAGATAGAAGCAAGCTAAATGTAGCTCTTTCTGGGTTAGCACATTGCCTCTCTCTGTTGCCATGTGATGAGAGCGACACTGAATCACATAAAGAG AATGAACCGCTGCTTGCCTATGAACAAGATGCGGCAAACGAATCTGCTC GTTTTGCCCATGTCTCCGGGAGATTGAAGGAGATCGTTGGAGTCTTGATCAACTGTTTCCAAGATTTCATTCCGTTGATTCATACTCCTGGAGGATTCGACGAGAAATCGTTTAGCTGTTTACACCATATTCTTTGCAGCATAGGCTATGCAATCAAGTTCTCCATCCGTATGCACGTTCAAAGACAGAATATGTGGCTACCTGCATATGAGGACGATACTCTGATGTTATTGGATCAAGACATTGCACCACTTATATCAAAAAAGTTACTTGGTTCTTTCCCTCTTAATCCAGAGAACAATCTTTCTGGAAAG GTTGATGAAAGGTACTTCATCCTCAATAGTGTACTAACAGAAATCTTTTTGGAAGTAAGTGATTGGAGCCACCTTCATACTGACCTGTGCAATAGATTTCTGGTATTCATTGAAAATACTCTACTAGACAAG GTCACCAGGAGCCATAGGCAGCGTAAACCTATTCCTAAACCTATTTACGAAAAGACTTTACTTGCACTCCTGCCCTCTATTCCAAAACTTATTTTGAGGATGGACAGTGACTGGAGAGAAAATCTTCTGCAG GCATTTACTTCTACCTTCAACGATTGCAAACCAGAGTCTCCACTTACCTTAGCTTGCATCTCAGTAGTTAGAAACGTGATTATCCCT AATGGAGATATCCATTATCTCAGTGAAAGTGATCCTACTGTAACTAACTACCAGAGAGTTTGGGTCAACAAACTTCCATCGCTGCTAAATCAGTTGGGTGATAAACATCCATTATCTTCGCAG GCTGTTTTGAAGCTTTTGCTTGACCTTGGGCGAGTTGGGTGTCTGAATGCTTCCCCCACATTTGAAGAAGACATCATAAACTTCTTCAACCCTTGTAGTCAGGGAGAAG GTGATGTGTCTGGTGGAGCCTTTGCAAGGCTCCCTCGGGAAGCCCAAGACTTGGCTCTCGCTTTCCTTTACTACTTCACGATAAACAATTTTAGCTCTCCTCTGCTGGAATCAATAGTTTCCTGCTGTCTGA ATCCACAACTTGAACCAGCTGTGTTGTGTCGGATAGTGGAAGTTGTCCACGATGCCTATAGCGCTGGATACATCCAGATCACAGATCATTTCAGCTTCCTCACCACCTTAGTTGCACGTTTTAAAGTTGTTCAAG AGGAAGGTCAGTTTTCGATGGAGTGTAAAGAGCAGGAGACACATCGTGGCACATTAAAAGCACTTGCAGAACTTGTATGCTTACGTTTATCAAAAATGGGTGATGGCTCTCTCGTCCTCCAGATTCTAGAGAAAGTTCTTCTCGAACAAATA AATCTTAAGCCTTGGTTTGACAACGGATGTGCTATACTTAGGATTATATGCACGTTGGACTCTAAACCTACTAGCCTCTCTGAAAGCAGCATAGCCACTCTAAGTGAATACTTACCGGGTTATTTAATCGACATAGTCAAG TGTATACCAGAAGATAAGGAGAACTCTTCCTTCTACATACAAACATGTCTCTACTATTTGATACCTTGCTATTTCATGTTCGAGCGAAGCTCCAAACTCACAGAAGAGGTTCTTAAAAGAATGCAATCCATAGTCAGTGAGAACACTAAGGCGCTTGAATCAGTGCAAGATAGGGAGAGCGGTCGAAACTCGTTGAACTTGATACAGTGCGTTGTCTCTGTGGTCTTGCTGATGCACAACGACGTCAAAGTTAGGAAGATAATATCTTCATCCAAGTCAGAGATCGATTTGATTCTGCAGGACGTTATCTCGTTACAG TCCTCTGGAAGCACGAGCTTGACAGTAGAAGGAAAGCATATGATGAAAATGGCGGGAGAGCGGCTTAAGATTGCATCCAACAGCTTAGTCAGATAA